The following are from one region of the Planctomonas sp. JC2975 genome:
- a CDS encoding ABC transporter ATP-binding protein yields MQRGGPYPAGPWRYLWWLIRGQGWRVLLGALLGSTWMVGLAVPPLLLSLAVDDGLRRNHALVAAQRTVDFLAIGPDQHPGDQRADVAATVSDPASGLQVNHGEFAVVAASDRREAKAILERLAGLEPSDARLGDTLLSDIDSETLRASVLPLEDNDFLFAGRLHEVIFTDGNDTASARERIAVASGIDEIVRGLDEGWDTVVRLRGANFSGGQRQRLRLARAMAANPPVLLGLDPLSAVDAITETHVVHRVRDSRRGMTTVFFSDSATVLDAADVVHFVEDGRVVASGRDRSLTASHPAYRVLVARDTLREPRRRADG; encoded by the coding sequence ATGCAACGAGGTGGTCCGTATCCGGCGGGTCCGTGGCGCTATCTGTGGTGGCTGATCCGGGGCCAGGGATGGCGTGTCCTCCTCGGCGCGCTGCTCGGCAGCACGTGGATGGTCGGGTTGGCGGTGCCGCCGCTGTTGCTCTCGCTCGCCGTGGACGATGGCCTTCGGCGCAACCACGCCCTCGTCGCCGCTCAGCGCACGGTGGACTTCCTCGCGATCGGCCCGGACCAACACCCTGGTGATCAGCGGGCGGATGTCGCAGCGACTGTCTCCGACCCGGCATCCGGACTTCAGGTGAATCACGGAGAGTTCGCTGTGGTGGCCGCATCTGATCGTCGGGAGGCGAAGGCGATCCTCGAACGCCTCGCCGGCCTCGAACCGTCGGATGCCCGCTTAGGAGACACCCTCCTGTCGGATATCGACTCGGAGACGCTGAGGGCCAGCGTCCTTCCGCTAGAAGACAACGACTTCCTCTTCGCCGGCCGACTCCACGAGGTGATCTTCACCGATGGCAACGACACCGCCTCAGCCCGCGAACGAATCGCCGTCGCCTCAGGTATCGACGAGATCGTCCGCGGCCTCGACGAGGGCTGGGACACCGTAGTCCGCCTGCGCGGGGCGAACTTCTCCGGGGGTCAGCGGCAACGCCTGCGGCTGGCTCGAGCCATGGCTGCCAATCCGCCCGTGCTGCTGGGCCTCGATCCGCTCTCCGCGGTCGATGCGATCACCGAGACCCACGTGGTGCATCGTGTGCGGGATTCACGGCGTGGGATGACGACCGTGTTCTTCAGCGATTCCGCCACGGTGCTTGACGCAGCCGATGTCGTGCACTTCGTCGAAGACGGTCGCGTCGTGGCATCGGGAAGGGATCGGAGTCTTACCGCGTCGCACCCCGCCTACCGGGTCCTCGTGGCACGGGACACCTTGCGCGAGCCGAGGAGGCGAGCTGATGGCTGA
- a CDS encoding ABC transporter ATP-binding protein, producing MADREESGFPIASPRELVRAAGRLIRAHCGMFALTVAVGVVAAALALAPPWLAGIVIDSIESGSSVADVDRYGAALVGLAVLQFVISRYSFLLTARFGQRASQRLRRSMIDRVLDLPPRVVDNADTGDLLVRSTSDTDNVTGILSSAAPQMLISIVQVVLTFVFIAILSPLLALVTVIGVLGIVFATRWYLARATSAYLDEAAGHAGLAQSLIGTTTGARTVELYRLQRQRREDLEKRAASARRSQFATLRLRSVLFPSIDSSYVIALVLVLVVGAVLYLNNAIALGALIAILLYVRQISGPFDTVLLWLESLQSGIASFARVEGLASAGVRTESAASGAPSGSDITVTDVSYAYDHGPVVLQGIDLDIRQGEHLVIVGASGAGKSTLARLLVGIEKPTTGSVTLGGIEASSLPADVRRAHTALVTQEQHLFHDTIRTNLLLARPTATDEELFTAMESVGADWINDLPAGLDTTLGPDSDLAGAHAQQIALARVLLADPRTVVLDEATSLLTPGAASSIELSLWAVLRNRTVVSIAHRLSTTRDADRIAVMDAGRIRELGNHDELLDQDGLYTELWNSWNSTATTMGGPVGSADNIG from the coding sequence ATGGCTGACCGAGAAGAGTCGGGATTCCCGATCGCGTCACCCAGGGAGCTGGTGAGGGCTGCAGGACGACTCATACGCGCACACTGCGGAATGTTCGCTCTGACGGTCGCCGTCGGTGTGGTTGCCGCCGCGCTCGCACTGGCACCACCGTGGCTGGCCGGAATCGTGATCGACAGTATCGAGTCCGGCAGCAGCGTTGCGGATGTCGACCGGTACGGGGCAGCACTGGTCGGACTTGCCGTGCTGCAGTTCGTCATCTCCCGGTACTCATTCCTCCTCACCGCACGATTCGGGCAGCGCGCGTCCCAACGCCTCCGGCGGTCGATGATCGATCGCGTGCTCGATCTCCCACCTCGCGTCGTCGACAACGCGGACACCGGCGACCTCTTGGTGCGATCCACTAGCGACACCGACAACGTGACCGGGATCCTCAGCAGCGCGGCACCACAGATGCTGATCTCGATCGTGCAAGTCGTGCTGACCTTCGTCTTCATCGCCATCCTGAGCCCTCTGCTGGCACTGGTGACCGTGATCGGGGTGCTCGGCATCGTGTTCGCAACCCGGTGGTACCTGGCCAGAGCGACATCCGCCTACCTGGACGAAGCCGCAGGACACGCGGGCCTCGCACAAAGCCTGATCGGAACCACGACCGGCGCTCGCACGGTCGAGCTCTACCGCCTCCAGCGTCAACGACGTGAAGACCTCGAGAAACGAGCCGCATCCGCACGCAGGTCGCAATTCGCGACGTTGCGACTGCGATCCGTGCTCTTCCCGTCGATCGACAGCTCCTACGTGATCGCCTTGGTGCTCGTGCTCGTCGTCGGTGCCGTGCTGTACCTGAACAACGCGATCGCGCTCGGGGCACTGATCGCGATCCTGCTCTACGTGCGTCAGATCAGCGGACCGTTCGACACCGTCCTGCTCTGGCTGGAGTCCCTGCAGAGCGGAATCGCATCGTTCGCCCGGGTCGAGGGCCTCGCCTCCGCCGGCGTTCGCACCGAATCCGCGGCCTCCGGTGCGCCGTCCGGATCGGACATCACCGTCACCGACGTGTCATACGCGTACGATCACGGCCCTGTCGTGCTGCAGGGCATCGACCTCGACATCCGGCAAGGCGAGCACCTCGTGATCGTCGGCGCCTCCGGTGCAGGTAAGTCGACCCTCGCCCGCCTTCTCGTCGGCATCGAAAAACCAACGACCGGTTCGGTCACGCTCGGCGGAATCGAAGCAAGCAGCCTGCCAGCGGATGTGCGCCGGGCCCACACGGCGCTCGTCACGCAGGAGCAGCACCTTTTCCACGACACCATCCGTACCAACCTCCTGCTGGCCCGCCCAACGGCCACCGACGAGGAGCTATTCACCGCGATGGAGAGCGTCGGCGCCGACTGGATCAACGACCTTCCAGCAGGCCTCGACACGACACTCGGTCCCGACAGCGACCTGGCCGGTGCTCACGCGCAGCAGATCGCACTTGCACGAGTGCTGCTCGCTGACCCACGAACGGTCGTGCTCGATGAGGCGACATCCCTCCTGACGCCTGGGGCCGCAAGCTCCATCGAGCTGTCGCTCTGGGCGGTGCTCAGGAATCGCACAGTGGTCTCGATCGCCCACCGTCTCAGCACCACACGGGACGCCGACCGCATCGCCGTCATGGACGCCGGCAGAATCCGCGAACTCGGCAACCACGACGAATTGCTCGATCAGGACGGGCTCTACACAGAACTCTGGAACTCCTGGAACTCAACGGCGACCACCATGGGTGGGCCGGTTGGGAGCGCCGACAACATCGGCTGA
- a CDS encoding alpha/beta hydrolase: MADFVLVPGAGCDAEYWGPLAERLADRGHRAVPVQLPCEDDSCGLVEYADRIVDAAYGLTAPVIVAHSFGGFSAPLAVARQGVRALVFASAMIPSPGEKGDDWFGNTGWQAESGDFNALFYSDVDPRQASVFERHQSATPGSQPWPLPTLPDVPTHALIFADDRFFPSGFMRGVVRDRLGIDADTVPGGHLAMLSHPDELATALLSYL, encoded by the coding sequence ATGGCGGATTTCGTGCTCGTGCCCGGCGCCGGATGCGATGCGGAATACTGGGGTCCACTGGCAGAGCGACTGGCCGATCGAGGCCACCGCGCTGTACCCGTGCAGTTGCCCTGCGAGGACGACAGCTGCGGACTCGTGGAGTACGCAGACCGCATCGTGGACGCCGCTTACGGACTCACGGCCCCGGTGATCGTCGCTCATTCCTTCGGCGGCTTCAGCGCGCCGCTGGCCGTGGCACGTCAGGGGGTGCGGGCGCTCGTGTTCGCCTCAGCGATGATCCCGTCACCTGGAGAGAAGGGCGATGACTGGTTCGGGAACACCGGATGGCAGGCGGAATCCGGGGACTTCAACGCACTCTTCTACTCCGATGTCGATCCTCGGCAGGCATCCGTGTTCGAACGCCACCAGTCGGCGACACCAGGGTCGCAGCCCTGGCCATTGCCCACTCTGCCCGACGTGCCGACGCACGCGCTGATCTTCGCCGACGACCGGTTCTTCCCGTCGGGGTTCATGCGCGGTGTCGTTCGTGATCGACTCGGCATCGACGCCGACACGGTGCCGGGTGGTCACCTCGCGATGCTGTCGCATCCCGATGAACTCGCGACGGCTCTGCTGTCGTATCTCTAG
- a CDS encoding class I SAM-dependent methyltransferase — MSQGLWDQAAEEFDDAPDHGLTDPSVRAAWRELLLEVLPAGPARVADLGCGTGTLARLLTDAGYRVDGLDFSPEMIRRAREKVPEAEFWIGDASTPPLEPGTYDVVLSRHVLWAMPDPTSAFHKWVELLKPRGVVVLIEGRWGSAGLTSAAARRIVLTSRAEATVRPMTEAIFWGKDIDDERYMITSLR; from the coding sequence ATGAGCCAAGGGCTATGGGATCAGGCAGCGGAAGAGTTCGATGATGCTCCGGACCACGGGTTGACCGATCCGAGCGTGCGGGCCGCGTGGCGGGAGCTGCTCCTCGAGGTGCTGCCCGCTGGGCCGGCGCGGGTCGCCGACCTCGGCTGCGGCACGGGTACCCTGGCTCGGCTGTTGACGGATGCCGGCTACCGGGTCGACGGACTCGACTTCTCGCCCGAGATGATTCGGCGTGCACGAGAGAAAGTGCCAGAGGCTGAATTCTGGATCGGCGACGCCTCGACGCCGCCTCTGGAGCCCGGCACGTACGACGTCGTTCTGAGCCGACACGTTCTCTGGGCGATGCCCGATCCGACCTCCGCGTTCCACAAGTGGGTCGAACTGCTCAAGCCCCGAGGTGTCGTGGTCCTGATCGAGGGACGGTGGGGCTCGGCCGGCCTGACATCGGCCGCTGCGCGAAGGATCGTTCTCACGTCCCGTGCAGAAGCCACGGTCCGACCGATGACCGAGGCCATCTTCTGGGGCAAGGACATCGACGACGAGCGTTACATGATCACCAGTCTGCGGTAG
- the argG gene encoding argininosuccinate synthase produces the protein MSKVLASLPVGERVGIAFSGGLDTSVAVAWMREKGAVPCTYTADLGQPDEPDVDVIPGRAAQYGAELSRLVDCKLPLVEEGLVALQCGAFHIRSGGKTYFNTTPLGRAVTGTLLVRAMLEDGVEIWGDGSTYKGNDIERFYRYGLMANPRLRIYKPWLDRDFVSELGGRKEMSEWLQARDLPYRASVEKAYSTDANIWGATHEAKLLEQLDTPMTIVEPIMGVPFWRDDVQIASEDVTVRFEQGRPVAINGVEYDDPVALVLEANAIGGRHGLGMSDQIENRIIEAKSRGIYEAPAMALLHITYERLLNAIHNEDTVANYHNEGRRLGRLMYEGRWFDPQSLMLRESIQRWVGSAITGEVTLRLRRGDDYSILNTQGPALSYHPDKLSMERVGDAAFEPEDRIGQLTMRNLDIADSRARLEQYSAAGVIGGATAQLVGRLDTGDAAEIAAGLPETTEQVELDAANEGAAFDLGAD, from the coding sequence ATGTCCAAAGTGCTCGCATCTCTTCCCGTCGGCGAACGTGTCGGCATCGCCTTCTCCGGGGGACTCGATACCTCCGTTGCGGTGGCATGGATGCGCGAGAAGGGTGCCGTGCCCTGCACCTACACGGCCGACCTGGGTCAGCCGGACGAGCCCGATGTGGATGTCATCCCTGGCCGTGCTGCGCAGTACGGAGCCGAGCTCTCCAGGCTCGTCGACTGCAAGCTTCCGCTCGTCGAGGAGGGGCTGGTGGCGCTGCAGTGCGGTGCCTTCCACATCCGCTCCGGTGGCAAGACGTACTTCAACACGACGCCCCTCGGACGTGCAGTGACGGGCACGCTGCTCGTGCGCGCCATGCTCGAGGACGGCGTGGAGATCTGGGGCGACGGATCCACCTACAAGGGCAACGACATCGAGCGGTTCTACCGCTACGGCCTGATGGCCAACCCGCGTCTTCGCATCTACAAGCCGTGGCTGGACCGCGACTTCGTCTCCGAGCTCGGCGGACGCAAGGAGATGAGCGAGTGGCTGCAGGCGCGCGACCTGCCGTACCGTGCATCCGTGGAGAAGGCGTACTCGACCGACGCGAACATCTGGGGCGCCACCCACGAGGCGAAGCTGCTCGAGCAGCTCGACACCCCGATGACCATCGTCGAGCCCATCATGGGCGTGCCGTTCTGGCGGGATGACGTGCAGATCGCATCCGAGGATGTCACCGTTCGCTTCGAGCAGGGACGTCCCGTCGCCATCAACGGAGTCGAGTACGACGACCCGGTGGCACTCGTGCTGGAGGCGAATGCCATCGGCGGCCGCCACGGCCTCGGCATGAGCGACCAGATCGAGAACCGGATCATCGAGGCGAAGAGCCGCGGCATCTACGAGGCACCGGCCATGGCGCTGCTGCACATCACGTACGAGCGCCTGCTGAACGCGATCCACAACGAAGACACCGTCGCGAATTACCACAACGAGGGCCGTCGGCTCGGGCGTCTGATGTACGAAGGACGCTGGTTCGACCCGCAGTCGCTCATGCTGCGGGAGAGCATCCAGCGCTGGGTCGGATCCGCCATCACCGGCGAGGTCACGCTGCGCCTGCGCCGCGGCGACGACTACTCGATCCTCAACACGCAGGGCCCTGCGCTCAGCTACCACCCCGACAAGCTCTCCATGGAGCGCGTCGGCGATGCCGCATTCGAGCCGGAGGACCGCATCGGCCAGCTGACCATGCGCAACCTGGACATCGCAGACTCGCGCGCGCGCCTCGAGCAGTACTCGGCGGCCGGCGTGATCGGCGGAGCGACCGCGCAGCTGGTCGGCAGGCTGGACACCGGCGACGCCGCGGAGATCGCGGCCGGCCTGCCGGAGACCACCGAGCAGGTCGAACTGGATGCCGCGAACGAGGGCGCCGCGTTCGACCTCGGCGCCGACTGA
- a CDS encoding PLD nuclease N-terminal domain-containing protein, translated as MPWLSIAFLILLLVALIDVIRLDDSRIKFLPKVAWVLLIIFLPLIGSVLWFALGRSYESTSRPIRMPRRTASFAPGRMPMGTAHVTVHPVPSRDGRSTEEQLADLEREIEEDHRRRAALEQRKPGDSAS; from the coding sequence ATGCCCTGGCTGTCCATCGCCTTTCTGATCCTGTTGCTGGTCGCGCTCATCGACGTGATCCGGCTGGATGACAGCCGCATCAAGTTCCTGCCCAAGGTGGCGTGGGTGCTCCTCATCATCTTCTTGCCGCTCATCGGCTCCGTGCTCTGGTTCGCGCTGGGGCGTTCCTACGAGTCGACATCGCGCCCCATCCGGATGCCCCGCCGCACCGCGAGCTTCGCACCCGGACGCATGCCGATGGGCACAGCGCACGTGACGGTGCACCCCGTGCCGTCCCGTGACGGCCGGTCGACGGAGGAGCAGCTCGCGGATCTGGAGCGCGAGATCGAGGAAGACCACCGCCGTAGGGCTGCGCTGGAACAGCGCAAGCCGGGCGACTCCGCGAGCTGA
- a CDS encoding glycoside hydrolase family 3 N-terminal domain-containing protein, with translation MISASSESDRSAAAASGLHGGSFVRSARGREMSRRTVLAAGVGAVAGVALAGAGIAAGAAPSMAAPPWWAKLTPRQQAGQRVIFSYPGPTPPQSLLDGITAGEVGGVIFFGENILNLAQIAGVVAQLRAAQAASPIKEPLLLMTDQEGGIVRRLKGMEPILSEKQIGLQPDPDAAATAAGAGAAASLRSAGMNLNLAPVLDVFRVPGNFDDQFGRSYSSDPVIAGRLGAEMVTAQQGAGVAATAKHFPGLGAATQAQNTDLGPVTLTQSLDELRSVDESAFVPAIAAGVQLVMTSWATYPALDAVYPAGLSTTIVQNELRGRLGFTGVTITDALEAGAIDAFGDTGQRSLLAAQAGMDVLLCSSRDMQQGTDALDAMTAALQDKTLNPGHYKQALARVQSLRAGLF, from the coding sequence ATGATTTCCGCATCATCCGAATCCGACCGATCGGCCGCAGCCGCGTCCGGACTCCACGGCGGATCGTTCGTCCGCTCGGCTCGCGGTCGCGAAATGTCCAGACGTACCGTGCTTGCAGCGGGCGTGGGTGCAGTGGCCGGCGTCGCGCTCGCTGGGGCAGGCATCGCAGCGGGCGCTGCACCGTCCATGGCGGCACCGCCATGGTGGGCGAAACTGACACCACGCCAGCAGGCCGGCCAGCGCGTGATCTTCTCGTACCCTGGCCCCACCCCGCCGCAGTCGCTCCTCGACGGCATCACGGCCGGAGAAGTGGGCGGCGTGATCTTCTTCGGGGAGAACATCCTCAACCTCGCCCAGATCGCTGGCGTCGTCGCTCAGCTTCGCGCAGCGCAGGCGGCCTCGCCGATCAAGGAGCCGCTCCTCCTCATGACCGACCAGGAGGGCGGCATCGTCCGTCGGCTCAAGGGCATGGAGCCGATCCTCTCCGAGAAGCAGATCGGTCTGCAGCCCGACCCGGATGCCGCGGCCACAGCGGCCGGGGCAGGCGCAGCTGCGTCCCTCCGCAGCGCGGGCATGAACCTGAACCTCGCTCCTGTGCTCGACGTGTTCCGCGTGCCCGGGAACTTCGACGACCAGTTCGGGCGGTCGTACAGCTCGGATCCGGTCATCGCCGGACGCCTCGGCGCCGAGATGGTGACGGCCCAGCAGGGCGCCGGAGTGGCGGCGACGGCCAAGCATTTCCCCGGCCTCGGTGCGGCCACGCAGGCCCAGAACACCGACCTGGGACCGGTCACGCTGACCCAGTCCCTTGACGAACTGCGCAGCGTCGACGAGTCCGCGTTCGTGCCGGCGATCGCTGCGGGAGTGCAACTCGTGATGACGTCGTGGGCGACGTATCCTGCGCTGGATGCCGTCTACCCCGCCGGCCTGTCGACCACGATCGTGCAGAACGAGTTGCGCGGTCGGCTCGGCTTCACGGGGGTCACCATCACGGATGCGCTCGAAGCCGGTGCGATCGATGCGTTCGGAGACACGGGCCAGCGGTCCCTGCTGGCCGCGCAGGCCGGGATGGATGTGCTGTTGTGCTCTTCACGCGACATGCAGCAGGGCACGGATGCGCTCGACGCGATGACGGCCGCCCTCCAGGACAAGACGCTCAACCCAGGGCACTACAAGCAGGCACTCGCCAGGGTGCAGTCCCTCCGAGCTGGACTGTTCTGA
- the gap gene encoding type I glyceraldehyde-3-phosphate dehydrogenase, with protein MSTARVAINGFGRIGRNVFRAAFERHPEFEIVAVNDLTDPASLAQLLRFDSTLGRFPGTVEVGENSIIVDGRPIAVTAERDPAKLPWRELGVSVVLEATGRLTSGGASAAHLDAGARRVLISAPSPDADVTLAYGVNEQAYDPAAHRIVSNASCTTNALAPLAAVLDDFAGIEGGFMTTIHAYTQEQNLQDGPHRDPRRARAAALNIAPTTTGAAKAIGKVLPRLDGRLDGYSVRVPVPVGSLVELNVTVEREVTVESVNEAYRAAADGPLAGILEHSTDPLVSTDITGNPASSIFDAGLTMVRGRHVKVASWYDNEWGFSNRVIDTLGLLAA; from the coding sequence ATGTCCACAGCACGCGTCGCCATCAACGGATTCGGTCGCATCGGCCGCAACGTGTTCCGGGCGGCCTTTGAGCGGCATCCGGAGTTCGAGATCGTCGCCGTCAACGACCTCACCGACCCGGCGTCGCTCGCGCAGCTGCTCAGGTTCGACAGCACGCTCGGACGCTTCCCCGGCACGGTCGAGGTCGGCGAGAACAGCATCATCGTGGATGGCAGGCCGATCGCGGTCACTGCTGAGCGCGATCCGGCCAAGCTGCCCTGGCGCGAGCTCGGAGTCTCGGTCGTGCTCGAGGCGACTGGCAGGCTCACCTCAGGCGGGGCATCCGCTGCTCACCTGGATGCCGGTGCCCGCCGAGTGCTGATCAGCGCCCCTTCGCCCGACGCCGACGTGACGCTCGCGTACGGGGTCAACGAGCAGGCGTACGACCCCGCCGCGCACCGCATCGTCTCGAACGCGTCGTGCACGACGAACGCGCTCGCACCGCTCGCCGCGGTACTGGACGACTTCGCCGGGATCGAGGGTGGCTTCATGACCACGATCCACGCCTACACGCAGGAGCAGAATCTGCAGGATGGCCCGCACCGAGACCCGCGTCGCGCACGCGCGGCGGCGCTGAACATCGCGCCGACGACGACCGGTGCGGCCAAGGCGATCGGCAAGGTTCTGCCCCGACTGGACGGTCGCCTCGACGGATACTCGGTGCGCGTCCCCGTCCCCGTGGGATCCCTGGTCGAGCTCAATGTGACTGTCGAACGCGAGGTGACGGTCGAATCGGTGAACGAGGCGTACCGGGCGGCGGCGGACGGGCCTCTCGCAGGCATCTTGGAGCACTCGACCGACCCGCTCGTCTCCACCGACATCACCGGCAACCCGGCGTCGTCCATCTTCGACGCCGGTCTGACGATGGTCCGCGGCCGTCATGTGAAGGTGGCGTCCTGGTACGACAACGAGTGGGGCTTCTCCAACCGCGTGATCGACACCCTGGGACTCCTCGCCGCCTGA
- a CDS encoding helix-turn-helix domain-containing protein — translation MLDPHRVAILVLPGAVPMDVAIPIQVFKPRDGVPYERVVCGRHAGDVETDAGIRIGVDHGLEALTTAGTVVVPGFNDQLRDWDQSILTALRDAHARGSRIVSICTGAFALAAAGLLDGRTATTHWHRAAMFEQAYPLVRLNRNVLFVDDGDILTSAGVASGIDLCLHIVRRDFGVHASNRVARAIVAAPYRSGGQAQFVPRTLPEPRGEVFARTREWALQRLTEPITVTDLARHANVSSRTFSRRFIDDTGYTPLQWLLRARVDLARELLEATDLGVDQIAAQTGLGTATNLRDHFKRILGTSPSAYRKTFADRAPFPAQEPEELSLAV, via the coding sequence ATGCTCGATCCGCATCGCGTCGCCATCCTCGTTCTTCCGGGAGCAGTGCCGATGGACGTCGCCATCCCGATCCAGGTGTTCAAGCCGCGGGACGGCGTGCCGTACGAGCGCGTCGTGTGCGGGCGGCACGCGGGAGATGTGGAGACGGATGCCGGCATCCGCATCGGCGTCGATCACGGCCTCGAGGCGCTCACCACGGCGGGTACCGTCGTCGTGCCCGGATTCAACGACCAGCTGAGGGACTGGGATCAGAGCATCCTGACAGCGCTTCGGGATGCCCACGCCCGGGGCTCCCGCATCGTCTCCATCTGCACCGGGGCCTTCGCGCTCGCCGCCGCCGGCCTGCTCGACGGACGCACCGCCACTACGCACTGGCACCGGGCCGCCATGTTCGAGCAGGCGTATCCGCTGGTGCGGCTCAACCGCAACGTTCTCTTCGTGGATGACGGCGACATCCTGACCTCGGCGGGTGTGGCATCCGGAATCGACCTGTGCCTGCACATCGTGCGCCGCGACTTCGGGGTGCACGCGTCGAACCGGGTCGCCAGGGCGATCGTCGCCGCGCCGTATCGCAGCGGTGGGCAGGCGCAGTTCGTGCCGCGCACGTTGCCCGAGCCGCGCGGTGAGGTCTTCGCCCGCACGAGGGAGTGGGCGCTCCAGCGCCTGACCGAGCCGATCACGGTGACGGATCTCGCACGCCACGCGAACGTCTCATCGCGAACGTTCTCCAGACGGTTCATCGACGACACCGGGTACACCCCGCTGCAGTGGCTGCTCCGCGCCCGAGTGGATCTGGCCAGGGAACTGCTGGAGGCGACGGATCTCGGCGTCGACCAGATCGCCGCGCAGACCGGGCTCGGCACCGCCACGAACCTTCGCGACCACTTCAAGCGGATCCTCGGGACCTCGCCGAGCGCGTATCGCAAGACCTTCGCGGATCGCGCCCCATTCCCGGCCCAGGAGCCGGAGGAACTCTCCCTCGCGGTGTGA